One window from the genome of Malacoplasma penetrans HF-2 encodes:
- the rplT gene encoding 50S ribosomal protein L20: MRVKTGPTTRRRRKSWLKKAEGAWGINSTSYRNAKQTVMQASKYAYRDRKNKKRDFRKLWIARINAAIRKENYTYSAFMHKLKQKEIAINRKMLSELAIQNPEEFKKFVHSVMLK, from the coding sequence ATGAGAGTAAAAACTGGACCTACTACTAGAAGAAGAAGAAAATCTTGATTAAAAAAAGCAGAAGGAGCTTGAGGGATAAATAGTACCTCTTATAGAAATGCTAAGCAAACTGTAATGCAAGCTTCTAAATATGCTTATCGTGACCGTAAAAACAAAAAAAGAGATTTTAGAAAATTATGAATAGCTAGAATTAATGCAGCAATCAGAAAAGAAAACTATACATATTCTGCATTTATGCACAAGCTAAAACAAAAAGAAATTGCTATCAACCGTAAGATGCTATCTGAATTAGCAATCCAAAACCCTGAAGAATTCAAAAAATTTGTTCACTCAGTAATGTTGAAGTAA
- the rpmI gene encoding 50S ribosomal protein L35, whose translation MKTKHKTKKSVSKRVIVTGSGKLKRKQAYRSHLAHNKTTKQKRHSRKDSIVLSVDSQRYKHLINN comes from the coding sequence ATGAAAACTAAACATAAAACAAAAAAATCTGTGTCTAAAAGAGTTATAGTTACAGGATCTGGTAAGTTAAAAAGAAAACAAGCTTATAGATCACATTTAGCTCACAACAAAACAACTAAACAAAAAAGACACTCTAGAAAAGACAGTATAGTATTAAGTGTTGATTCTCAAAGATACAAACACTTAATCAATAATTAA
- the fldA gene encoding flavodoxin FldA has product MKIAIIYGSTLGNTERAANSIAQEFNLPNIDILNVAETKAEQLNQYDKIIFGSSTWGLGDLQDDWDEFDFENLKVENKTVAIFGMGDSEVYAFTYCDSISKIHKILKSKNANIVGYVSDKDYKYTKSESVENGMFLGLALDDDNYEDLTESRIKKWVNDIRKHFE; this is encoded by the coding sequence ATGAAAATAGCTATTATATATGGATCAACTTTAGGGAACACTGAAAGAGCTGCTAATAGTATTGCTCAAGAATTTAACTTACCTAATATAGATATTTTGAATGTTGCTGAAACAAAAGCAGAACAATTAAATCAATATGACAAAATTATTTTTGGATCATCTACTTGAGGTCTTGGTGATTTACAGGATGATTGAGATGAATTTGATTTTGAAAATTTAAAAGTAGAAAACAAGACTGTAGCAATTTTTGGTATGGGAGATAGTGAGGTTTATGCATTTACATACTGTGACTCTATTTCTAAAATACATAAAATTTTAAAATCAAAGAATGCTAATATTGTTGGTTATGTTTCAGATAAAGACTATAAATATACAAAATCTGAATCTGTTGAAAATGGTATGTTTTTAGGTTTGGCATTAGATGATGATAATTATGAGGATTTAACTGAATCTAGA